One Anoplopoma fimbria isolate UVic2021 breed Golden Eagle Sablefish chromosome 21, Afim_UVic_2022, whole genome shotgun sequence DNA segment encodes these proteins:
- the si:ch211-161h7.8 gene encoding thiosulfate:glutathione sulfurtransferase, whose protein sequence is MPSLHSSLRVALVLAMLSYVVSRGFCQAVAEVNRLSYPTLGSVLRAFTTSGPKCSETPESASVVTYSQLKTMLSNRDIQLFDVRNPDEHLAGRIPDAVNIPLGNLEESLKLSPEHFQQIFEVNAPGKDDDNIVFHCKSGNRSSKALDIALQLGFSRARHYKGGYSEWAEQEGK, encoded by the exons ATGCCTTCGCTCCACAGCAGTCTGCGCGTCGCTCTTGTCCTCGCTATGTTGTCTTATGTTGTGTCTCGAGGTTTCTGCCAGGCAGTGGCGGAAGTGAACCGCTTGTCTTACCCGACACTTGGCTCAGTTTTACGGGCTTTTACAACCTCAGGTCCCAAATGCAGCGAAACACCTGAAAGCg CTTCAGTGGTGACCTACTCGCAGCTGAAGACGATGCTGTCCAACCGGGACATTCAGCTGTTTGATGTGAGAAATCCTGATGAACACCTGGCTGGACGCATTCCAGACGCTGTTAATATCCCAC TAGGGAACCTGGAGGAGTCTCTGAAGCTGTCCCCTGAACACTTTCAGCAGATATTTGAAGTGAATGCTCCGGGGAAAGATGATGACAACATTGTGTTTCATTGCAAAAGTGGCAACAGGAGCTCCAAAGCGCTGGATATAGCCCTTCAGCTGGGATTTAGCAG GGCCAGACATTACAAAGGAGGGTACAGTGAGTGGGCAGAACAAGAAGGAAAATGA